A window of Bufo gargarizans isolate SCDJY-AF-19 chromosome 9, ASM1485885v1, whole genome shotgun sequence contains these coding sequences:
- the LOC122946775 gene encoding uncharacterized protein LOC122946775, translating into MQNTGNNTLTVNPQCSYKEDDTHSLPRIKSRYTTLSRASSQTNLTSASADSARSKRTSSRRSGITSLSSASDKATRARAKAEAACAMASYAEQEAELMREQAKSESEALKKKAEVEASLHLLKQQKNAAAALAEAEVFTRAAEAQFDGIENQTSSHSAIQRTREYVQSQATMYTDQQSNDAPRLSLTPPAISNFDTTQHCKTKSESQCGKSSGRMLRDQSANPPRVQTDARVLPPQANTSLDYSRKTYNRREQPPKQSRFRQAPHQPYQPQPYPEFTREKHSPDATSAIEVAKFLMHREIVGAGLMKFDDRPENYWAWKSSFLSGTQNLNLTEKEKLDQLVRWLGPESTEQAQRIRSVHVHDAAAGLAMVWRRLEQCYGSPEVIEDALLKRIENYPRITNKDYQKLRGLGDLLLEIEAAKSSGYLPGLSYLDTARGVEPIIEKLPYNLQERWVAQASRYKKDHHVAFPPFAFFAEFIEDQAEIRNDPSFAFLNKRTASFPKVEQKPPGLYKERRATVSVRKTEVPPESAANQEDNTRKKVEESDKICPIHIKPHPLRKCRSFRSKTLEERKAYLKDNRICFRCCASIQHLAKDCTKTIQCAECNSDKHLSALHPGPPPWKQEVQATQEDHGGEQGESITPAVTSKCTEICTEQGRSRSCSKICLVKVYPAGFREKAIKMYTVMDEQSNRSLAKTEFFDLFGDKGSPTPYTLKTCSGVVETIGRRANNYIIESLDGKTKVTLPTLIECDEIPDDRSEIPTPEVARHQPHLVRIADQIPALDPDAAITLLLGRDILRLHKVREQYNGPHNAPFAQRLDLGWVIVGEVCLDGLHKPSKVNVYRTHLLQNGRTSCLCPCTNSLHIKERLDNPTHHRSIQRCMEDLASTGNTDELGCKVFERTRDDDKPSPSVEDTLFLEIMDREVYRDKSGSWVAPLPFRSPRHRLPVNKVQAEKRFSLLQRTLQRKPDMKKHFQAFMQKIFDNEHAERAPPLQENQEHWYLPIFGVYHPQKPGQIRVVFDSSAKHEGISLNDVLLSGPDLNYTLLGVLIRFRKELVAVTADVQQMFYCFFVREDHRDYLRFLWYADNDFNKDIIEYRMKVHVFGNSPSPAVAIYNLKRAAQQGERHGQEAKQFVMKNFYVDDGLASFSSNKEAINVLKSTKEMLAESNIRLNKVASNSYRVMEAFPLEDRAKDLKDLDLGTESPPLQRSLGLSWDLKTDSFTFRVSREEKPFTKRGVLSTVNSLYDPLGFVAPIIMQGKAFLRQITTEQEQIDWDVLLPDEKRMQWKVWKDSLLELEQLYISRPYVFVSLSATKRRELCVFSDASTMAIAAVTYLRVIDTEGQSHVGFIMGKSKLAPRPAYTVPCLELCAAVLAVEMADMITTELDIEVHAVNFYTDSKIVLGYIHNTSKRFYTYVTNRVTRIRKSTSPDQWHYISTDKNPADHGTRLVSAAVLKQTNWFVGPSFLGKPEIKETTQVETFQLIEPDQDKEVRPQVAVCKTLVTRDSLGAHRFERFSRWKSLTRAIGKLICLARYSSRATNTDQRSNDHLEQAKVAIIKCVQQEVFKEEIQSLLKKKEISRHSSLKKLNPILDEDGVLRIGGRLSAADMTIQERHPFIIPKNHHIALLLVRHYHEQVAHQGRHFTEGAVRSAGLWIIGGKRLVSSVISQCVTCKKIRGKLEVQKMSNLPADRLASDPPFTHVGLDVFGPWNISSRKTRGGSAESKRWAVLFSCLSTRAVHIEVIESLSTSSFINALRRFFSIRGPAKLIRSDRGTNFIGACKELKIISTDSETGSYLQDQGCTWTFNPPHASHMGGAWERMIGVARRILDAMLLKVGSARLTHEALTTLMAEVVAIMNARPLVPVSTDPEMPSVLTPAMLLTQKMEPVTAPTGDFDLKDLYTKQWRQVQSLADIFWKRWRQEYLVTLQPRKKWQDDKPNLQVGDIVLLKDTQAHRNEWPIGLIVATDPSGDARVRKVEVRVVRQGIPKVYARPISEVVLLLSKG; encoded by the coding sequence ATGCAGAACACAGGGAACAACACTCTGACAGTTAACCCTCAATGCTCCTATAAGGAAGATGACACACACAGCTTGCCAAGAATCAAGTCTAGATACACAACACTGTCCAGAGCATCCAGTCAAACAAATCTGACTTCAGCTAGCGCCGATTCAGCAAGATCTAAGCGTACTAGTTCTAGACGTTCAGGCATCACCAGTCTGTCATCGGCTAGCGACAAAGCGACTAGGGCAAGAGCAAAAGCAGAGGCAGCTTGCGCCATGGCTTCTTATGCGGAGCAGGAAGCTGAATTGATGAGAGAGCAAGCAAAAAGTGAATCTGAAGCACTTAAAAAGAAAGCAGAAGTGGAAGCATCTTTACACTTACTCAAACAGCAGAAAAACGCGGCAGCAGCCTTAGCCGAGGCAGAAGTTTTCACAAGGGCTGCTGAAGCTCAGTTCGATGGCATAGAAAACCAGACGTCATCCCACAGCGCAATCCAACGCACCCGTGAGTACGTACAGTCACAAGCAACCATGTACACCGACCAGCAGTCCAATGACGCACCTAGGCTTTCATTGACTCCACCAGCAATAAGCAACTTTGATACTACGCAACATTGCAAGACTAAATCAGAATCTCAGTGTGGGAAGTCAAGTGGTCGCATGCTTAGAGACCAATCTGCCAACCCTCCAAGAGTGCAAACGGATGCTCGCGTACTCCCTCCTCAAGCAAATACAAGTCTGGATTATAGCAGAAAGACTTACAACAGACGAGAACAACCACCTAAACAAAGTAGATTCAGACAAGCGCCTCATCAGCCTTACCAGCCGCAACCATACCCTGAGTTTACACGCGAGAAGCATTCGCCAGACGCAACAAGTGCTATAGAAGTGGCAAAATTCCTGATGCACCGTGAGATAGTGGGCGCTGGTCTCATGAAATTCGATGACCGTCCAGAAAACTACTGGGCCTGGAAATCATCTTTCCTGAGCGGTACCCAAAACTTAAACCTGACAGAGAAAGAAAAGCTTGACCAGCTTGTCAGATGGCTAGGTCCAGAGTCCACTGAGCAAGCCCAAAGGATCAGATCAGTACATGTTCATGACGCAGCAGCAGGACTTGCAATGGTGTGGCGGAGACTAGAACAATGCTATGGATCACCTGAAGTGATCGAGGATGCTCTTCTGAAAAGGATAGAAAACTATCCAAGAATAACAAATAAGGATTACCAAAAGCTGAGAGGTTTGGGAGACCTACTCTTAGAAATAGAAGCCGCTAAGTCTAGTGGATATCTGCCAGGTCTCTCATATCTGGATACAGCACGTGGAGTTGAGCCCATAATCGAGAAACTTCCTTACAACTTGCAAGAAAGGTGGGTAGCTCAAGCTTCAAGATACAAGAAAGATCATCATGTTGCATTTCCACCATTCGCCTTCTTCGCTGAATTCATAGAAGACCAAGCTGAAATACGCAATGACCCAAGCTTTGCTTTCCTGAACAAGAGAACGGCAAGCTTCCCAAAGGTAGAGCAGAAACCTCCAGGGCTTTACAAAGAACGCAGAGCAACAGTTTCTGTAAGGAAGACAGAAGTCCCGCCTGAATCTGCAGCTAATCAGGAAGACAACACAAGGAAGAAAGTTGAGGAGTCAGACAAAATATGTCCTATCCACATTAAGCCTCATCCACTAAGAAAATGTCGCAGTTTCAGAAGTAAGACGTTAGAAGAGCGCAAAGCTTATCTTAAAGACAATCGCATTTGTTTCAGATGCTGCGCTTCAATTCAGCATCTTGCAAAAGACTGTACAAAAACAATACAATGCGCAGAGTGTAACAGTGACAAACACTTGTCAGCACTGCACCCGGGACCaccaccatggaaacaagaagttcAAGCAACTCAAGAAGATCATGGTGGGGAGCAAGGAGAGAGTATAACGCCAGCAGTAACCTCAAAGTGCACTGAGATCTGTACAGAGCAGGGCCGCTCAAGATCGTGCTCCAAGATATGCTTAGTCAAGGTGTATCCAGCAGGTTTTAGAGAAAAAGCAATCAAGATGTACACAGTCATGGATGAACAGAGTAACAGATCTCTGGCAAAAACAGAATTCTTTGACCTCTTCGGTGACAAAGGAAGTCCAACTCCATACACCTTGAAGACTTGTTCTGGAGTTGTAGAGACAATAGGGAGAAGAGCTAATAACTACATCATCGAGTCATTAGATGGAAAGACAAAGGTGACTCTACCTACCCTCATAGAATGCGATGAGATACCAGACGACAGGTCAGAGATACCCACACCTGAAGTTGCTCGTCATCAACCTCATTTGGTGCGAATAGCAGACCAAATACCAGCACTAGATCCAGATGCTGCAATCACCCTTCTACTTGGGAGAGATATTCTCAGATTGCACAAAGTCAGAGAACAGTACAATGGGCCACACAATGCACCATTTGCACAACGCCTTGATCTTGGATGGGTCATCGTTGGAGAAGTATGTCTAGACGGACTGCACAAACCATCAAAGGTAAATGTCTACAGAACACATCTGTTGCAGAATGGTCGTACATCTTGTCTTTGCCCATGTACCAACAGTCTACACATTAAAGAGAGATTAGATAACCCAACACATCATCGGAGTATCCAGAGGTGCATGGAAGACTTAGCCTCAACTGGAAATACAGATGAACTGGGTTGTAAGGTGTTTGAAAGAACACGAGACGACGACAAGCCATCACCCTCGGTAGAAGATACCCTCTTCCTCGAGATCATGGACAGAGAAGTCTACAGAGACAAGTCAGGCAGCTGGGTAGCCCCTCTACCCTTCCGGTCACCACGCCATCGCCTTCCTGTCAACAAGGTACAAGCAGAGAAACGCTTCAGTTTGTTGCAGCGCACTCTACAAAGAAAGCCAGATATGAAGAAACACTTCCAAGCCTTCATGCAAAAGATTTTTGACAACGAGCATGCAGAAAGGGCACCACCACTACAAGAAAACCAAGAACACTGGTACTTACCAATATTTGGAGTGTATCATCCTCAAAAACCAGGTCAGATACGTGTAGTATTTGACTCTAGTGCGAAGCACGAAGGCATCTCACTAAATGACGTCCTTCTCAGCGGACCTGACCTGAACTACACACTCCTTGGAGTACTCATCAGGTTCAGGAAAGAACTTGTAGCAGTAACAGCAGATGTACAACAGATGTTCTACTGTTTCTTCGTTCGAGAAGATCACCGAGACTACTTAAGGTTCCTGTGGTATGCAGACAATGACTTTAACAAAGACATCATAGAGTACAGGATGAAGGTACATGTGTTCGGAaacagcccttccccagctgtaGCTATCTACAACCTGAAACGAGCAGCACAGCAAGGTGAAAGACATGGTCAAGAAGCCAAACAGTTCGTCATGAAGAACTTCTACGTGGACGATGGACTTGCTTCTTTCTCCAGCAACAAAGAAGCTATTAACGTCCTAAAAAGTACAAAAGAAATGTTGGCAGAATCCAACATAAGATTGAACAAGGTAGCTTCCAACAGCTACAGAGTCATGGAAGCATTTCCATTGGAAGACCGTGCTAAAGACCTCAAAGACTTAGATCTAGGAACAGAATCACCACCCTTGCAAAGAAGTCTTGGGCTTAGTTGGGACTTAAAGACTGACAGTTTCACCTTCAGGGTCTCCAGAGAAGAGAAACCATTCACAAAAAGAGGTGTCCTATCTACAGTCAACAGTCTTTATGACCCCCTGGGATTCGTAGCACCCATCATCATGCAAGGCAAAGCTTTTTTGAGACAGATCACTACTGAGCAGGAACAAATTGACTGGGACGTACTTCTTCCTGACGAGAAGCGAATGCAGTGGAAGGTGTGGAAAGACTCATTGTTAGAGCTTGAACAACTCTACATTTCAAGACCGTACGTATTTGTTTCCTTGTCTGCTACAAAGAGGAGAGAATTATGCGTATTCTCTGACGCTTCCACTATGGCTATTGCAGCTGTAACTTACCTCAGGGTAATAGACACTGAGGGACAAAGCCATGTTGGGTTCATCATGGGAAAATCTAAACTAGCTCCCAGACCTGCTTACACTGTCCCATGTCTAGAACTTTGTGCTGCTGTCTTAGCGGTAGAGATGGCAGACATGATTACGACTGAACTGGACATTGAGGTCCATGCAGTGAACTTTTATACGGACAGCAAGATTGTGTTAGGATATATTCACAACACTTCAAAAAGATTTTACACATACGTGACCAACAGAGTGACACGTATCAGAAAGTCTACAAGTCCAGATCAGTGGCATTACATCAGCACAGACAAGAACCCAGCGGATCATGGGACAAGATTGGTGTCAGCCGCTGTACTCAAGCAAACTAACTGGTTCGTAGGTCCATCGTTTCTTGGTAAGCCAGAAATCAAAGAGACTACTCAGGTAGAGACCTTTCAGCTCATAGAACCAGATCAAGACAAAGAGGTAAGACCTCAAGTTGCAGTTTGCAAGACTTTAGTTACCAGAGACAGTCTGGGCGCCCATAGATTTGAAAGGTTTTCCAGATGGAAGTCGCTGACTCGTGCAATCGGAAAACTTATCTGTCTAGCCAGATACTCCTCCAGAGCTACTAATACTGATCAACGTAGCAACGACCATCTTGAACAAGCCAAGGTCGCGATCATCAAATGCGTCCAGCAGGAAGTCTTTAAAGAAGAAATTCAAAGCCTTCTGAAAAAGAAAGAGATTTCTCGACACAGTTCGCTCAAGAAGTTGAACCCTATCCTCGACGAAGACGGAGTACTAAGAATTGGAGGTCGTTTGTCGGCAGCGGATATGACTATCCAAGAGAGACATCCCTTCATCATACCTAAGAATCATCACATCGCTCTTCTTCTGGTAAGACACTATCACGAGCAAGTTGCACATCAAGGACGACACTTCACTGAAGGAGCAGTAcggtcagcaggattgtggatcaTAGGAGGTAAGAGACTAGTCTCCAGCGTGATCAGCCAATGCGTTACCTGTAAGAAGATTAGAGGGAAACTTGAGGTTCAGAAGATGTCAAACTTACCTGCAGACAGACTTGCTTCAGATCCTCCGTTCACTCACGTAGGTCTAGACGTTTTTGGACCATGGAACATCTCTTCTCGCAAGACTAGAGGAGGCAGTGCCGAAAGTAAACGTTGGGCTGTTCTGTTCTCTTGCCTGAGTACTAGAGCAGTTCATATTGAAGTAATTGAATCTTTATCCACTTCAAGTTTCATCAATGCCTTGAGAAGATTCTTCTCTATCAGAGGACCAGCGAAATTGATTCGTTCAGACCGCGGCACAAACTTTATTGGGGCCTGCAAGGAGTTGAAAATCATCTCTACAGACTCTGAAACAGGTTCCTATCTTCAAGATCAAGGATGCACTTGGACTTTTAATCCTCCACACGCATCGCATATGGGAGGAGCATGGGAGAGGATGATTGGAGTAGCTCGTCGTATTCTGGATGCCATGCTCCTGAAGGTTGGGTCTGCTCGCCTCACTCATGAAGCTTTAACTACACTAATGGCTGAAGTCGTGGCCATTATGAACGCCAGACCTTTGGTTCCAGTGTCTACAGATCCAGAGATGCCATCAGTCTTGACACCCGCAATGCTGCTGACCCAGAAGATGGAACCAGTGACAGCTCCCACTGGAGACTTTGACCTCAAGGACTTGTATACTAAGCAATGGAGACAAGTTCAAAGCCTTGCAGACATTTTCTGGAAGAGGTGGAGACAGGAATACCTGGTGACACTCCAGCCACGCAAGAAATGGCAGGATGACAAACCCAACTTACAAGTTGGAGACATTGTCTTATTAAAAGACACTCAGGCCCACAGGAATGAATGGCCTATTGGACTCATTGTGGCGACTGATCCTAGTGGTGATGCTAGAgttagaaaagttgaagttagagTTGTTAGACAGGGCATTCCCAAGGTGTATGCTAGGCCAATTTCTGAAGTAGTTTTACTTCTGTCCAAAGGTTAG